A stretch of DNA from Natronoarchaeum philippinense:
GCGGGCGACGTGGCGGGGAGCGCAGAGACGATCCACGGGCTGGCGACCGACCAGTCCAACGGTGTCCACGCAGCCGCAGCGGAGATCGAGGAGCTGAGTGCGACCGTCGAGGAGATCGCCGGCACCGCGGGCGAGGTCCGAGCGGTCGGGGAACGAACTGAGGAGGTCTCCAGCGCAGGGCTCGACGAAGCCGAGGAGACGGCGGCGGCGATGGACGACCTCCGGGAGGCGATCCAAGTTGCAGTCCAGGCCACTGACCGGCTCGAAGAACAGGCCGACCGCATCGACGACGTCGTCGAGACGATCGATGAGGTGACGAGACAGACCAAGCTGCTCGCAACCAACGCCACGGTCGAGGCGACGCGGGGCGACGCGTCGAGCGACGCGCTCGAGATCCTCGGCGAGGAAGTCCGCTCGTTCGCGGACGACACGAGCGACCAACTCGAGGAACTCCCGGAGACCGTCAAGGAGCTCCGAGCGATCGCCCGCGAGGTCTCGGAGGCCGTCGACGACGCCGCGACCGAACTCGACGAGAGTTCCGCGCGGGTCGAATCGCTGGGCGAGCGGCTCGAAACCGTCCACGACGCCGCCGAGGAGACCGCCGACGGCATGGCGGAGATCGAGCGGGTAACCGACAGACAGGCCCGCAGCGCCGAGACCATCTCGTCCCAGATGGACGAACTCGCCGACGCCGCCGACCGCGTCGCCGGTGAGACGGAGTCGCTCGCCGCGGCGGCCGAAGAACAGACCGCCGCCCTAGGCGAAGTCGCCGGTTCGGTCGATCGGCTCACCGATACCGCCGAGGACACCGAGACACCGGGCGGGCGACGCCCCGAACCCTAGCACGGCATTTCTCGGCATCGGGCGATCCATGCCCGTTTGCCACAAAATGGTCTCCCGAGGCCGGGCTCAGGCCGTCCGCGGGGGCGGAACGAGATACACGTTCCCGGACGCCCGCGCAACGACTTCTTCGGAGACGCTGCCGAGCATCAGCCGTCGCAGCCGACTCCGTCCCCGCGAGCCGAGCAGGGTCGTCGCGGGTTCGACCTCGTCCTCGACGGCCAGAATCTCGTCGGCGGCGTCGCCGTACCGCAGTTCGATGCTGGTGTCGATGTCCCAGTCGTCGAGCCGGCCGGCGAGTGTTTCGAGTTGCGCTTCGGCGTCGTCGCTGGGATCTTTCGGCGACTCGACGTGGACGAGCGTCGCCTCCTCGGTCGCGTGGCGGAGATACGAGAACGCGTCGAACGCGCGCTCGGCGTTCTCCGAGAAGTCCGTCGCGTAGAGGATCCGCTGGAACAGGTGTTCGTGGCGAATTTCGGGCTCGTCGGTAGCGCGCTCGACGCGGTTGACCAGCAGCGGGACGACGGTCGTGCGCGCGAGATTCCGCGCAGTCGAACCGATCACGCGATTTTCGAGGGGGCTCTGGCCCCGCGAGCCGATGATCGTCATGTCGGCCCGAACGGTCCCGGCGATGCCGTTGATGCGGCGGTGGGGCGTCCCCCGGACGACGTGGGTCTCGACCTCGAACCCGGCCGACTCCATCACGGCGCGGTACCGGTCGAGTCCCTGCTGGCGTCGCTGCTGGAGGTCCATCCCCGGCATCCCGGCGTGGACGTTCGAGGGGACGACCGTCACGAGATGGATCGTCTCGACCCCGACCCTGTCGAGACACTCCAGACACGTCTCGTTGTGAATGGCCGCTTCGCTGGCCGCCGAAAGATCGGTCGCGTAGATCGCTCTCATACTGGGGACGACGTAGGCCATCCATACTACTGTTGGCATGGGCTGTCTGACGGCTGACCGCTATCCGATCTCGCCCCGTTGGTTGCGCGGAATTGTGTCTTCTGTACACAAGTCTTTTGCCGCTGGAGGACGAACTACCGCCCATGCCAGACGCGATGTCAGAGCAACTCCAGCAGGATATGGTCTGTGAGGGGCTGCTCGAATGCTTCCACGGCCTCAAGCAACTCGACCGGGAGTGCTTTCAGGCGCTCGTCGAGGCCGACGAGGCGCTCACTATCGACGAACTCGCCGACGCGGTCGGCCGCGAGCGTTCGACGGCGTACCGCTCGGTCCAACGGCTCCTGCAGGCCGGGTTCCTCCAGAAAGAACAGGTCAACTACGAACAGGGCGGCTACTACCACGTCTACGAGCCCACTGATCCCGAACGGATCGCCGCCGACATGCAGCGGCTGCTCAACGACTGGTACGCTAAAATGGGGCAACTCATCCAAGAGTTCGAATCGAAGTACGACCGCGACGCCCCGACTGCACCTTCGCTGGACGGCTAGGCTCGCGTCGCTGCGTGCTGTCGCCCCTCGTTTCTTTCTCCTCTCGTTGCGCGATTGAGGTCAACCGCTGAGACAGCCCGGTGACTCGCATCGACGCTACGCTGCCTCCTCGATTTGCTCCACCCAGACAGTGGCTAACGGTATTGTATGGTTGGTCCAAAACTCTTAACTACCGATGGCACATACGATGTGGTGATGACAGTAGACACCGCATCCAACTCCGACGCCGCGCTCGACGAACCGCTGCACGTCGACGGCCAGTCCGATCTCGACGCCGTCGTCTCCGACAACGACGTCGTGCTGGTCGACTTCTACGCCGACTGGTGTGGCCCCTGCCAGATGCTCGAACC
This window harbors:
- a CDS encoding globin-coupled sensor protein, with protein sequence MNPKQVFGRGELNANLDAEQLTADIGLDENEIEWRKEFIGFDAEDERRLASMETFLREHREEIAERFYENLTQYDQTTAVIGRSPKSIEQLKMTQQAYLVTLATGDYDEAYFRNRARIGKLHEILDMPLKQYIGQYGVYYDLLFDRLDERIQNQVVEAIEDWAVERAESERSERLFGGMLSALGDDGDDPGDLDDAFETTVRESIHDGIADLLALLRIINLDVQVACDTYVDSYSNRLEREIQRRKRLASDVETDVREPLGDLHDAAGDVAGSAETIHGLATDQSNGVHAAAAEIEELSATVEEIAGTAGEVRAVGERTEEVSSAGLDEAEETAAAMDDLREAIQVAVQATDRLEEQADRIDDVVETIDEVTRQTKLLATNATVEATRGDASSDALEILGEEVRSFADDTSDQLEELPETVKELRAIAREVSEAVDDAATELDESSARVESLGERLETVHDAAEETADGMAEIERVTDRQARSAETISSQMDELADAADRVAGETESLAAAAEEQTAALGEVAGSVDRLTDTAEDTETPGGRRPEP
- a CDS encoding universal stress protein, which encodes MRAIYATDLSAASEAAIHNETCLECLDRVGVETIHLVTVVPSNVHAGMPGMDLQQRRQQGLDRYRAVMESAGFEVETHVVRGTPHRRINGIAGTVRADMTIIGSRGQSPLENRVIGSTARNLARTTVVPLLVNRVERATDEPEIRHEHLFQRILYATDFSENAERAFDAFSYLRHATEEATLVHVESPKDPSDDAEAQLETLAGRLDDWDIDTSIELRYGDAADEILAVEDEVEPATTLLGSRGRSRLRRLMLGSVSEEVVARASGNVYLVPPPRTA
- a CDS encoding helix-turn-helix domain-containing protein; the protein is MPDAMSEQLQQDMVCEGLLECFHGLKQLDRECFQALVEADEALTIDELADAVGRERSTAYRSVQRLLQAGFLQKEQVNYEQGGYYHVYEPTDPERIAADMQRLLNDWYAKMGQLIQEFESKYDRDAPTAPSLDG